The following are encoded together in the Bradyrhizobium genosp. L genome:
- a CDS encoding Spy/CpxP family protein refolding chaperone, which translates to MKKVLLAGVAALAIAGSTAVYAQHRPWFHGQMRMNPEDRAAFLDARIAAVHAGLKLTADQEKLWPPVEAAVRDFAKQRLDRANARMAAEKADADKPDADKAQQPDNPVARLRERADNMAATAASLKKIADAADPLYKTLDDNQKRRLTMLTHMAGGRFGGDEERRGHERGMDRWEHGGRDHDRFDRDRDGGPDQERSGRL; encoded by the coding sequence ATGAAGAAAGTTCTGCTCGCCGGCGTCGCGGCGCTCGCCATCGCCGGTTCGACCGCGGTGTATGCCCAACATCGTCCGTGGTTTCATGGCCAGATGCGGATGAACCCCGAGGATCGCGCCGCGTTCCTCGACGCGCGTATCGCAGCCGTCCACGCCGGGCTGAAGCTGACGGCGGATCAGGAGAAGCTGTGGCCGCCGGTCGAGGCCGCGGTGCGCGACTTCGCCAAGCAGCGGCTCGATCGCGCCAACGCGCGGATGGCGGCCGAGAAGGCCGATGCCGACAAGCCCGATGCCGACAAGGCGCAGCAGCCGGATAACCCGGTCGCCCGTCTGCGCGAGCGCGCCGACAACATGGCGGCGACCGCGGCGTCGCTGAAGAAGATCGCCGATGCCGCCGATCCGCTCTACAAGACGCTCGACGACAACCAGAAGCGGCGGCTCACCATGCTGACCCACATGGCCGGGGGCCGCTTCGGCGGCGACGAGGAACGGCGCGGCCACGAGCGCGGCATGGACCGCTGGGAGCATGGCGGCCGCGATCATGACCGGTTCGACCGCGATCGCGACGGCGGTCCGGATCAGGAGCGTTCCGGCCGGCTCTGA
- a CDS encoding TRAP transporter large permease, whose protein sequence is MSAALIFGLLFALMLTGMPISISLGLTVLTFLFTMTEVPIESVGLKLFSGLDNFGIMAIPFFILAGTFLTRGGVARRMIAFTTSLVGHLPGGLGLAGVAACAMFAAISGSSVATVVAIGSIMMPAMVDHGYPKRFGVGVISTSGALGILVPPSIILVLYGVSTNTSIGALFMAGIVPGVLLALMLAAVTFFVAKRNGYPKMPKATFGEQFKAFRESIWGLLLIAIVLGGIYGGIFTPTEAAAVAATYAFFITVFVYKELKLTEVPKVLLQAASMSSMLLYIITNAVLFSFLMTHEQIPQEMAAWIIDKNFSVWMFLLVVNVILLLAGNVMDPSSILLIMAPILYPLATKLGVNPVHLGILMIVNTEVGLCHPPVGLNLYIASSIAKMGISEITIAVLPWLCAMLVFLGLITYVPEISLWLPRLLGMVQ, encoded by the coding sequence ATGAGCGCCGCCCTCATTTTTGGACTGCTGTTCGCCCTGATGCTGACGGGCATGCCGATCTCGATTTCGCTCGGCCTGACCGTGCTCACCTTCCTGTTCACGATGACCGAGGTGCCGATCGAGAGCGTCGGCCTGAAATTGTTTTCGGGCCTCGACAATTTCGGCATCATGGCGATCCCGTTCTTCATCCTCGCCGGCACCTTCCTGACGCGGGGAGGCGTGGCGCGGCGGATGATCGCGTTCACGACGTCATTGGTCGGGCATCTGCCGGGCGGCCTCGGCCTCGCCGGCGTCGCGGCCTGCGCGATGTTCGCGGCGATCTCGGGCTCCAGCGTCGCCACCGTGGTCGCGATCGGCTCGATCATGATGCCGGCGATGGTCGATCACGGCTATCCGAAGCGGTTCGGCGTCGGCGTGATCTCGACCTCGGGCGCGCTCGGCATCCTGGTGCCGCCGTCGATCATCCTGGTGCTGTACGGCGTCTCCACCAACACCTCGATCGGCGCGCTGTTCATGGCCGGCATCGTGCCCGGCGTGCTGCTGGCGCTGATGCTGGCCGCCGTGACCTTCTTCGTCGCCAAGCGCAACGGCTATCCGAAGATGCCGAAGGCGACGTTCGGTGAGCAGTTCAAGGCGTTCCGCGAGAGCATCTGGGGCTTGCTCTTGATCGCGATCGTGCTCGGCGGCATCTATGGCGGCATCTTCACGCCGACCGAAGCGGCCGCGGTCGCCGCGACCTACGCCTTCTTCATCACCGTGTTCGTCTACAAGGAATTGAAGCTCACCGAAGTGCCGAAGGTGCTATTGCAGGCGGCGAGCATGAGCTCGATGCTGCTCTACATCATCACCAACGCGGTGCTGTTCTCGTTCCTGATGACGCATGAGCAGATCCCGCAGGAGATGGCGGCCTGGATCATCGACAAGAACTTCTCGGTCTGGATGTTCCTGCTGGTGGTCAACGTCATCCTGCTCTTGGCCGGCAACGTCATGGATCCGTCATCGATCCTCCTGATCATGGCGCCGATCCTGTATCCGCTGGCGACTAAGCTCGGCGTCAATCCGGTGCACTTGGGCATCCTGATGATCGTCAACACCGAGGTCGGGCTGTGCCACCCCCCGGTCGGGCTCAATCTCTATATCGCGAGCAGTATCGCCAAGATGGGCATCAGCGAGATCACGATCGCGGTGCTGCCCTGGCTGTGCGCGATGCTGGTGTTCCTCGGCCTGATCACCTACGTGCCGGAAATCTCGCTGTGGCTGCCGCGGTTGTTGGGAATGGTTCAGTAA
- a CDS encoding TRAP transporter small permease, translated as MLLKILDRLEEIIIASLMGAATLLTFVTVLHRFLVDVPILYPYLFGINLTWSQELCIYMFIWMAKFGAAYGVRTGIHVGVDVLINRLNDVWRKGTILFGLLGGALFTAIVGTMGAKFVFELMHTDQVSPDMEIPSWIVYACIPLGSYLMCFRFLQVCWNYWWTDQLPHHDASHVDGVETSKTAPVALGEA; from the coding sequence ATGCTGCTGAAAATTCTCGACAGGCTTGAAGAGATCATCATCGCAAGCCTGATGGGCGCCGCGACGCTCTTGACCTTCGTCACCGTGCTGCACCGCTTCCTGGTCGACGTGCCGATCCTCTATCCGTACCTGTTCGGCATCAACCTCACCTGGTCGCAGGAACTCTGCATCTACATGTTCATCTGGATGGCGAAGTTCGGTGCCGCCTATGGCGTGCGCACCGGTATCCATGTCGGCGTCGACGTGCTGATCAATCGCCTCAATGACGTCTGGCGCAAGGGCACCATCCTGTTCGGCCTGCTCGGCGGCGCGCTGTTCACCGCGATCGTCGGCACCATGGGCGCCAAGTTCGTGTTCGAACTGATGCACACCGACCAGGTCTCGCCCGACATGGAGATCCCGAGCTGGATCGTCTACGCCTGTATCCCGCTCGGTTCCTACCTGATGTGCTTCCGCTTCCTGCAGGTGTGCTGGAACTACTGGTGGACCGACCAGCTGCCGCACCATGACGCCTCCCACGTCGATGGCGTCGAGACCAGCAAGACTGCGCCCGTTGCGCTCGGAGAAGCGTGA
- a CDS encoding TRAP transporter substrate-binding protein, translating into MRKSILAAVSIAALTFAGSAFVGPAQAQSPIVIKFSHVVASDTPKGKAADKFKELAEKYTGGKVKVEVYPNSTLYKDKEELEALQLGAVQMLAPSNSKFGPIGIKEFEVFDLPYILPDLKTLRKVTDGPLGAKLLKLLDSKGMTGLAYWDNGFKQMSANKKLVAPADYKGLKFRIQSSKVLEAQFRALGAIPQVMAFSDVYQALQTGVVDGQENTWSNIYTQKMHEVQKYATVTNHGYIGYVVIVNKKFWDGLPADIRDQLSKAMKEATEFGNSQSAKENEDALEAIKKSGKTEIISLTPEQDEAMRKAMMPVYKDVASRVGQPLIDEFLKETGRSPVN; encoded by the coding sequence ATGCGTAAATCGATTTTAGCTGCGGTATCGATCGCAGCACTGACTTTTGCTGGATCGGCTTTTGTCGGACCGGCCCAGGCGCAGTCGCCGATCGTGATCAAGTTCAGCCACGTCGTGGCCTCGGACACGCCGAAGGGTAAGGCCGCCGACAAGTTCAAGGAACTGGCCGAGAAGTACACCGGCGGCAAGGTCAAGGTCGAGGTCTACCCGAACTCGACGCTGTACAAGGACAAGGAAGAGCTCGAGGCGCTGCAGCTCGGCGCGGTTCAGATGCTGGCGCCGTCGAACTCCAAGTTCGGCCCGATCGGCATCAAGGAATTCGAAGTCTTCGATCTGCCCTATATCCTCCCCGACCTGAAGACGCTGCGCAAGGTCACCGACGGCCCGCTCGGCGCCAAGCTGCTCAAGCTGCTGGACTCCAAGGGGATGACCGGTCTCGCCTACTGGGACAACGGCTTCAAGCAGATGAGCGCCAACAAGAAGCTGGTCGCGCCGGCCGACTACAAGGGGCTGAAATTCCGCATCCAGTCATCCAAGGTGCTGGAAGCCCAATTCCGCGCACTCGGCGCGATCCCGCAGGTGATGGCGTTCTCCGACGTCTACCAGGCGCTGCAGACCGGCGTGGTCGATGGCCAGGAGAACACCTGGTCGAACATCTACACCCAGAAGATGCATGAGGTGCAGAAATACGCCACCGTCACCAACCACGGCTATATCGGCTACGTCGTGATCGTGAACAAGAAGTTCTGGGACGGCCTGCCGGCCGACATCCGCGACCAGCTGTCGAAGGCGATGAAGGAAGCGACCGAGTTCGGCAACAGCCAGTCCGCCAAGGAGAACGAGGACGCGCTCGAAGCGATCAAGAAGTCCGGCAAGACCGAGATCATCTCGCTCACGCCGGAGCAGGACGAGGCGATGCGCAAGGCGATGATGCCGGTCTACAAGGACGTCGCCTCGCGGGTCGGCCAGCCCTTGATCGACGAATTCCTGAAGGAGACGGGCCGCAGCCCGGTCAACTAG
- a CDS encoding chloride channel protein, with product MIVLSNRRKRLVRIVSARWQRRAIFLLGGIAVGAAAVALAQLADWAQEAFALLLAQSRYAVLLVTPLGFMLSAYLTIRVFPNAQGSGIPQAIAARNLEDQSARERLVSLRIAAGKMILTLFGLLCGGSVGREGPTVQIGASLMFAIGRFSPRRQPGLILAGAAAGVAAAFNTPLAGIVFGIEEMSRAFETRTSSLIIAAVIAAGLTSLALMGNYTYFGTSATTLAPGVDWLAVPLCGVVGGLAGGLFSRVVITMARGIANPAGRAIKRHPLWFALACGLAVAICGIVSGDTIYGTGYQQVKTALEHGTPLPADFGVLKLLATMFAAISGIPGGIFSPSLAVGAGLGSNIAALFHGAPLGAIMLLGMVSYFAGVVQAPITAFVIVTEMTENHGMVVPLMAAALIAHASSRLICEEGIYHALAKGFAERPSPTA from the coding sequence ATGATAGTTCTCTCCAATCGCCGTAAACGGCTGGTCCGAATCGTGTCTGCACGCTGGCAGCGGCGGGCGATATTCCTGCTGGGCGGCATTGCGGTTGGCGCCGCAGCAGTGGCCTTGGCACAGCTCGCAGATTGGGCCCAGGAGGCCTTTGCGCTTCTGCTCGCGCAATCTCGCTATGCGGTGCTCTTGGTGACGCCGCTCGGCTTCATGCTGTCGGCCTATCTGACCATACGGGTGTTTCCGAATGCCCAGGGCAGCGGCATTCCGCAGGCGATCGCCGCGCGGAATCTGGAGGACCAGTCGGCCCGCGAACGGCTGGTCTCGTTGCGGATTGCCGCCGGCAAGATGATCCTCACTCTGTTCGGCCTGCTCTGCGGCGGCTCGGTCGGTCGCGAGGGGCCGACGGTCCAGATCGGCGCGTCGCTGATGTTCGCGATCGGGCGTTTCTCGCCGCGCCGCCAGCCGGGATTGATCCTTGCGGGCGCTGCCGCGGGCGTCGCGGCCGCCTTCAACACGCCGCTTGCCGGCATCGTGTTCGGCATCGAGGAGATGAGCCGCGCGTTCGAGACGCGCACCAGCAGCCTGATCATCGCAGCAGTCATCGCCGCGGGCCTGACCTCGCTCGCGCTGATGGGCAACTACACCTATTTCGGCACCAGCGCGACCACGCTCGCGCCGGGTGTCGATTGGCTTGCCGTTCCCTTGTGCGGCGTCGTCGGCGGATTGGCCGGCGGCCTGTTCAGCCGTGTCGTCATCACCATGGCGCGCGGGATCGCCAATCCTGCGGGGCGCGCGATCAAGCGGCATCCGCTGTGGTTCGCGCTGGCGTGCGGATTGGCGGTCGCGATCTGCGGCATCGTCTCTGGCGATACGATCTACGGCACCGGCTATCAGCAGGTGAAGACGGCGCTCGAGCACGGCACGCCGCTGCCTGCGGATTTCGGTGTCCTCAAGCTGTTGGCCACGATGTTCGCCGCGATCAGCGGCATCCCGGGCGGCATCTTCTCGCCGTCGCTGGCGGTCGGCGCGGGGCTCGGCAGCAACATCGCCGCGCTGTTTCACGGCGCGCCGCTCGGTGCCATCATGCTGCTCGGCATGGTGTCCTATTTCGCCGGCGTCGTGCAGGCGCCGATCACCGCTTTCGTTATCGTCACCGAGATGACCGAAAACCACGGCATGGTGGTGCCGCTGATGGCGGCAGCGCTCATTGCGCATGCCAGTTCGCGCCTGATCTGCGAGGAGGGCATCTACCACGCGCTCGCCAAGGGCTTTGCCGAGCGGCCATCGCCGACCGCGTGA
- a CDS encoding class I SAM-dependent methyltransferase: MNRKERRAAGKRGDAPARPDALAGVSIADLAAHAGRLRGMGRMNEAQDICRQILAREPAHVQSLNLLGLMAQAAGDHRGAVKLFAKALAADEANAACHYNAGNSYQASGNRSKAMAHFSRALALGMEGKAVGFILQSPIIAGYVGRLAGQWPRQIATAELFGAEGVRPLADDLFLCCAMEATTLSNPQLEMLLGRARAELLRLAGEGGDRGKVDDAVVGFACALARQCFINEYVYETTEAESGAAGALRDRLLRDLAAGAAITPLALAVVAAYVPLHALPAAETLLRREWPAAVAGLLRVQLGEPLEEARDRAAIAVLTPVENSVSVEVMRQYEENPYPRWTINPLTAFAADQARGRIAQSAERQAELDILIAGCGTGSHAIQIAQVYPNARLLAVDISLPSLAYARRKTRELGLRNVDYAQADILELGTIGRSFDHIESVGVLHHLAEPLAGWRVLASLLRPGGRMRIGLYSELARRVIVEARGRIAARGYRATADDIRRCRQDITREPEQWKTLIASKDFYSMSGCRDLLFNVMEHRFTLPKIAAFLNEQGLSFLGFEPFDDPAVIQKFHKQFASATDEANLDQWHRYEVEQPETFWDMYVFMLGKTA, encoded by the coding sequence ATGAACCGAAAAGAGCGACGTGCGGCCGGCAAGCGAGGTGACGCGCCTGCGAGGCCTGACGCGCTCGCGGGCGTCAGCATCGCCGATCTCGCCGCGCACGCCGGCCGCCTGCGCGGAATGGGCCGCATGAACGAAGCGCAGGACATCTGTCGTCAGATCCTCGCGCGCGAACCTGCGCATGTGCAGAGCCTCAATCTGCTCGGCCTGATGGCGCAGGCCGCGGGCGATCACCGCGGCGCCGTGAAGCTGTTCGCCAAAGCGCTTGCGGCCGACGAGGCCAACGCCGCCTGCCATTACAACGCCGGCAATTCGTACCAGGCATCGGGCAATCGCAGTAAGGCGATGGCGCATTTCAGCAGGGCGCTGGCGCTCGGCATGGAAGGGAAGGCCGTCGGCTTCATCCTCCAGAGCCCCATCATCGCCGGCTATGTCGGGCGGCTCGCCGGCCAGTGGCCGCGACAAATCGCGACCGCCGAATTGTTCGGCGCCGAAGGCGTCCGCCCGCTTGCCGACGATCTCTTCCTTTGCTGCGCGATGGAAGCAACGACGCTGTCCAACCCGCAGCTCGAAATGCTGCTCGGACGTGCGCGCGCCGAGCTGTTGCGGCTTGCCGGCGAGGGCGGCGATCGCGGCAAGGTCGACGACGCCGTCGTTGGCTTTGCCTGCGCGCTCGCCCGGCAGTGCTTCATCAACGAATATGTCTACGAGACGACTGAGGCAGAAAGCGGCGCTGCGGGCGCGCTGCGCGATCGCTTGCTGCGCGACCTGGCAGCCGGGGCCGCGATCACGCCGCTGGCGCTCGCGGTCGTGGCGGCCTATGTCCCGCTTCATGCCCTGCCTGCGGCGGAAACGCTGCTGCGGCGGGAGTGGCCCGCCGCTGTCGCCGGCCTGTTGCGGGTGCAGCTCGGCGAGCCGCTCGAGGAAGCGCGCGACCGCGCCGCCATCGCCGTGCTCACCCCGGTCGAGAACAGCGTCTCCGTCGAGGTGATGCGCCAATACGAGGAAAATCCCTATCCGCGCTGGACCATCAATCCGCTGACGGCGTTCGCCGCCGATCAGGCGCGCGGCCGCATCGCACAAAGCGCGGAACGCCAGGCCGAGCTCGATATCCTGATCGCAGGCTGCGGCACCGGCTCGCACGCGATCCAGATCGCGCAGGTCTATCCGAACGCTCGCCTGCTCGCGGTCGACATCAGCCTGCCCAGCCTCGCCTATGCGCGCCGCAAGACCCGGGAGCTCGGCTTGCGCAACGTCGACTATGCGCAGGCCGATATCCTGGAGCTCGGCACGATCGGCCGCAGCTTCGATCACATCGAGTCGGTCGGCGTGCTGCATCACCTTGCGGAGCCCCTGGCCGGCTGGCGCGTGCTGGCCTCGCTGCTGCGGCCCGGCGGCCGGATGCGGATCGGGCTCTACAGCGAGCTGGCGCGGCGCGTCATCGTCGAGGCCCGCGGGCGGATCGCGGCGCGCGGCTACCGCGCCACGGCAGACGATATCCGACGGTGTCGTCAGGACATCACCCGCGAGCCGGAGCAATGGAAGACGCTAATCGCGTCGAAGGACTTCTACAGCATGAGCGGCTGCCGCGACCTCTTGTTCAACGTCATGGAGCATCGCTTCACGCTGCCTAAGATTGCGGCATTCCTGAACGAGCAGGGGCTCTCGTTCCTGGGTTTCGAACCGTTCGACGATCCGGCGGTGATCCAAAAATTCCACAAGCAGTTTGCCAGCGCGACCGACGAGGCTAATCTGGATCAGTGGCACCGCTACGAAGTCGAGCAACCCGAGACGTTCTGGGACATGTACGTCTTCATGTTGGGCAAGACCGCCTAG